In Chrysemys picta bellii isolate R12L10 chromosome 4, ASM1138683v2, whole genome shotgun sequence, the sequence GACCTTCTACTATTTCTGTGATATGGGCAAATCTATTTATGCCTCTGCACGGCCTTCCTCACTTTGGGTGGTAAAACATTGACCACTAAGAGGTCTGCAAGATGAGGGAACAGCATCATGTCAGGTGACGGAAGGATGAACGCTTTCCTTGCTGATTTCTGAGTTCTCTTCTTCATTCTGTGCAGAGTCACACTGAGGAAAGGCAAGTCTGTCCGAGAGGTGATGAAGGAGAAGGGAGTGCTAGAGGACTTCCTGAAGAACCACAAAGTTGATCCAGCCAGAAAGTACTACTTCAATAATTACAATGTTGCTGAGGAACCAATAGCCAACTACCTGGATGTGAGTATTAAggctctttctctcttccttggCTGTTGTTAGCTCTAACTAGCTATTCCTTCTTTATTACCTAACTATGCACATAATTACCTAATGCATTTATGTGCTTGTATGGTCCCATTAGAGTAGTACCTATTTCTTGTTCTTTATGGCGATAAGTCAATAGAAGGTTTTGATCCCGCTTCTCAGACCTTGGAAAACTGTAAGTATTTGTAGAAAAAGCGGCACTGGGTTCTGCTGTTTATTTTCTGCTCTGTTACTCTGCTGTATGTTCTCTGGGACATTTCCAGAGAAAGACGTTAGGACTGTAGtataggactgggagtcagaaatcTGGGGTCTGTTCCTGGCTGTGCTACTGAATTCtgggtgagcttgggcaagtcacttcccctctccatgACTCCTTTGTCCAGTATGCATCAGGGGAATAATGGTAAACATCTTATCTCACCCCTTGTGAAGCTTAGCTCATTAATGGCACTAAAAACCTTTAGGATCCTCAGCTGGAAGTAGTTAGAGAAGggcaaaatgttatttaaaaatgatGAATAGCGCAAAGGAATCCACCTGCCCACACGTCTTCTCTTTTTTGCAGTCCTTCTACTTTGGACAGATCAGCATTGGAACTCCGCCCCAGAACTTCTTGGTTCTCTTCGACACCGGCTCCTCCAATCTGTGGGTGCCCTCTAcgtactgccagagccaggccTGCAGTGAGTACTGCTCGGCTCCTTAGCGTTCGGTGGGTGCATGTCCTGGGTACATTGTTCCTGAGAAGCATAGTCAAATTCCAACCAGGCAAGAAGAACTGGTCCTCTCAGACAGGCTTTGGGATTGTCATACACCTGTAGCTGCTACTCCCGTTCTGGGGCGCTTCACTAAGCTCTGGCGACAATATGGATCGCTCTTTCCTCATAAAAAGGTACTATGGTATTCTAAAGTTGTCGTCGACAACGTCAGCAGTGATGCTGCAGTGTATTCTGAAGTTCAAGGAGTCACACTGGGAGACTACTACTGCTTTGAATGGCATAACTATTGGCCAgccttcagctgatgtaaattgacatagGTGCATTGATTTCAAAAGAGCGACACTGATTTACAACAGAGGATCTTGCCCAGATTTCTtagctactctggtgatgggtgCAATAGAGATAAGAAGATAGATAATATTGGTGACATAAGCGCTAATCCCAGTGGTTAGTGCAGGGGTCAGGCCTAAAGGTTAGAGGAGAGGGTGGTAGTCAGGAATTGAAGCTCAGGGTctgaactggagtcagaggcccTGTGCCAGAACGAAGGGTCAGAGAGCCCAAGTTAGGAATCAGAGCTGAAAGTCAGGTTTCCTGGAGCGAGGCAAGGCAGGAGGCACAGGCGCTATCATAGCCGtaggcaaatgctttgagcaaaTGTTTGGCGCTAGTTTGCTGACTCTTCACAGCAACCAGGCAGCCTACCACAGGCCAGCTGCGCTCATTAggttgcccagagactggctctgcAACAGCCCCTGATTCCTGACAGATAGGTACATACAGAAGCCGGACTTTAAAAAATGAGGTGATGCAGTTTGCATTAGTGCTCATCTCTGTTATGCAGAAACCGCTGGGCTAACTCTTGGATCTGTTCTTTCACTCCACGGGAAGTCAGCTGTTGGGAAGGGCTGCCCTGTCAGGCTACTCAGTCACCAGGTGGATGGGAGGCGGTCAAATCCAAGAGAGTCACCATGATCTTGTTTTGAATCCAGCCAATCATGCCAGGTTCAACCCCAACCAGTCATCCACCTTTTCCAACGATGGACAGACCTACACCCTGAGCTACGGGAGTGGCAGCCTGACTGTGCTTTTGGGTTACGACACGGTGACAGTAAGTGAAATACGCACCGCCCTATCCTGCATCATCGTTCACACAGTCCAAGACCAGAAGGCACCATCGCGATCATggagtctgacttcctgtataacacagcccatcgcacttccccaaaatatttcttagagcagatcttttagaaaaacagtcCATCTTGATATcaaaattgccagtaatggagaatccaccacaatccttggtaacttgttccaatggttaattaccctcgtggttaaaaatgtatgccttatttccagtctgaatttgtctatcttcaattTCCAGTCATTTGACCTTCCTCTGTTAGCTTGAAGAGTCCATCATTAAACATTTGTTCCCGTGGAGATACTTTTAGGGTGTAATCAAggcaccccttaactttctctttaagctaaacagatggagctctttgagtctatcactataaggcatgttttttaatccatttgaGCGGCATCTCTAAAATCATCAGACTGCATTAGTATTAAAAACAGCAGAGATCACTGATAAAACTTTTCTCTAAAATATGTGACACGTTGCTCTAGTTTTACTGCATGGGACTTGGGGACATTTATCTAAGGGCCCTTTATGAGCTAAATGAATCCATGATTGgattccattggtttcagtgttatgacaccagggatgaatttgttcctgtacatttgatttttatgTTGTTGATTGGACCCTGTTAATACAGGACATAATAAGGGCTTGTGTACATGAGAAACTTGCACCAGTTTTAacttaaggtgtgaatttaaaccgaTTTAGTTAAATCCGTGCAAACCCCAGTGTCGACAGTCCTATGTCCgtttaagagtggcttatttGGGTATAGCTGAATTGATCAGAAACATAAGAGGGCACAGTCATCTGATTTCGTTACCGTAATTTTGTGTAAAATTCCAGGTTAGAGCAATTGTTTTCTTCCCTGCTAGGTCCAGAATATTGCCATCACCAATCAGGAATTTGGCCTGAGTGAAGATGAACCTACCAGCCCCTTCTACTATGCTCATTTCGATGGGATTTTGGGAATGGCTTATCCTGCCATGGCAGTAGGGGGCTCCTATACACCTATGCAGGAGATGTTGAAGCAGGGCCTGCTTACTGAACCCATCTTCAGTTTCTATTTCTCCCGGTAAGATCTCTCTCAGTacccctctctctgtctctattACCACATATAACACTATTTTCCCATTTCTCTTTCACATTGTATctgtctatatctatctatctatatcatATAGCAACTCACCCACCCACTTTATCTGACTCTATTTATCTATacatcacccacccacccactgctcTGTCTCTTCACccattgggtgacaggggatgggtcacttgataattacctgttttgttcattctctctgaagcatctggcattggccactgttggaagataggatactgggctagatggaactttggtctgacccagtatggccattcttatgtcctgtCTGTCTACTACCATAAGTACCCCTCTGTTTATTTTCTCTCTGTCTAAccattgaccccccccccccacacacaccatcccACCTCCCATCCACATATATGTTACAGCTCCTGCTCCATCGGAAGGTAGTTTGTGTAACTTATGTCTGACGTGTAACCATGTGTGTTTCCAGCCAACCAACATATAATTATGGAGGAGAAATCATCTTTGGAGGCATTGACACCCAGCTGTTCTCTGGCCAGATTACATGGGCACCCGTGACCCAAGAGGTTTACTGGCAGATTGGTATTCAGGAGTAAGTTCTGTTTGcaacctctcccctcctccccccctttatTAACATAGGCAGGAGCCTTTCCTCCTTAT encodes:
- the LOC101944783 gene encoding pepsin B-like, with the protein product MKEKGVLEDFLKNHKVDPARKYYFNNYNVAEEPIANYLDSFYFGQISIGTPPQNFLVLFDTGSSNLWVPSTYCQSQACTNHARFNPNQSSTFSNDGQTYTLSYGSGSLTVLLGYDTVTVQNIAITNQEFGLSEDEPTSPFYYAHFDGILGMAYPAMAVGGSYTPMQEMLKQGLLTEPIFSFYFSRQPTYNYGGEIIFGGIDTQLFSGQITWAPVTQEVYWQIGIQEFAIGQQATGWCSQGCQGIVDTGTFLLTIPQQYMGDFLQAVGAQESNGEYVVNCNNVQNMPTITFVISGSQFPLPPSAYVFNNNGYCSVGVEPTYLPSQNGQPLWILGDVFLKEYYSVYDMSNNRVGFAPSA